One Bacillus sp. 2205SS5-2 DNA segment encodes these proteins:
- a CDS encoding polyprenyl synthetase family protein produces MKKKWIENTDAVYELAEQKAAIYFSSLYTQVKEKTYVSSLTKEIDSWKHNHIHHPLVSFFSRKKKTSESKGYDHYLRWLDYTGKLDDYLDRSISYIFMRDLGQSLDSPTTQTRIRQVVDSLKSQLKTNDAGKADSLSMSVLYRMAQKEGIETTFIWLINKLKAVSSHIPAGMDAEQAQRKQIKIISGLIMHEMEDMEDAISSEERKIRLDQAIRLGYSYGLTYPFIDDLLDAKILSIEEEKEYSDLIRTTLITGSVPELGEWTGENGELIRYIHLELREAFLYIKAHQRPETIDIFFEQSYVFFHAQEVDRVKNLANPHYTNEELYIPVILKSSFSRLIVRSVMSASEDEEFYNRTFFYGLYNQLADDFADMFDDQRDGAVTPYTYYMKYHTQREDLVNPFELYWTVISHLIQNVYHSDPKTSEVILDRAINGLKRYKERMGVEKYFEVMELFASGIPRFNRLIQKMVQKADDVDFFDKFLRDQIITTLKIERKEQDDFLHTIKDVREQINKNLKIHPNNMSSTVNQSIIAAANYSLEGSGKRLRPIVTWMMSVHKYGLNPAEIIPLLKSLEYMHTASLIFDDLPSQDNATIRRGHPTLHTVHSIAVAELTGLFLTQKAIEEQTSLKEFNAKTVLKLIHYTTQVTEDMCKGQAMDLDFRGKAVTLEQLKAMGFYKTGLGFEASLIMPAILAHAEEEEIDALKKFAYHAGLAFQIKDDLLDVEGNLKHFGKAIGKDVENNHSTFVSILSLEGARKEMWEQYCLAIEALKKLPNSPSFLKHLVNYLVNRDH; encoded by the coding sequence TGAAAATACTGATGCGGTTTATGAGCTAGCGGAGCAAAAGGCGGCTATATATTTCTCCTCTCTATATACCCAAGTGAAGGAAAAGACCTATGTCTCCTCTTTAACAAAAGAAATAGATTCGTGGAAACACAATCATATTCATCATCCACTCGTTTCGTTTTTTTCTCGTAAAAAGAAAACCTCTGAATCTAAAGGGTATGATCATTACCTTAGATGGCTGGATTATACAGGGAAATTAGATGATTATTTAGACCGTAGCATTTCTTATATTTTTATGCGTGACCTTGGCCAATCGTTAGACTCTCCAACTACTCAAACTAGAATTCGACAAGTAGTAGATAGTTTGAAAAGTCAACTTAAAACGAATGATGCGGGCAAAGCAGATTCGTTGAGTATGTCTGTTTTATACCGGATGGCGCAAAAAGAAGGGATTGAAACCACATTCATTTGGTTAATCAATAAATTAAAGGCCGTCTCTTCTCACATTCCAGCCGGGATGGATGCTGAACAAGCGCAGAGAAAGCAAATCAAAATCATTTCCGGATTGATTATGCATGAAATGGAAGATATGGAAGATGCAATATCGTCGGAAGAACGGAAAATAAGACTAGATCAAGCGATACGATTAGGTTATTCCTACGGGTTAACTTATCCATTCATTGACGACCTTTTGGATGCTAAAATTTTATCCATTGAAGAAGAAAAAGAATATTCTGATTTAATCCGAACGACTCTCATTACAGGGTCTGTTCCAGAATTAGGGGAGTGGACAGGTGAAAATGGGGAGCTGATTCGCTACATTCATTTGGAACTTCGAGAAGCGTTCCTTTATATTAAAGCTCATCAGCGCCCAGAAACGATAGACATCTTTTTTGAGCAATCCTATGTGTTTTTTCATGCTCAAGAAGTCGACCGAGTTAAGAATCTGGCGAATCCACATTATACAAATGAAGAGCTTTACATTCCGGTTATATTAAAATCTTCTTTTTCTCGTTTGATTGTTCGTTCGGTCATGAGTGCATCAGAGGATGAGGAATTTTACAATCGCACCTTCTTTTATGGCCTCTATAATCAGTTGGCAGATGATTTTGCGGATATGTTTGATGATCAGAGGGACGGGGCTGTTACACCGTACACTTATTATATGAAGTACCATACTCAGCGGGAAGATCTAGTCAATCCGTTTGAATTATATTGGACGGTTATCTCTCATCTAATCCAAAATGTTTATCATTCCGATCCGAAGACATCAGAGGTGATTCTCGACCGAGCGATTAACGGATTGAAACGATATAAAGAACGAATGGGAGTTGAAAAGTACTTTGAGGTAATGGAGCTATTTGCCTCCGGAATTCCAAGATTCAATCGACTCATTCAAAAAATGGTGCAAAAAGCTGACGATGTTGATTTCTTTGATAAATTTCTGCGGGATCAGATTATTACGACCTTGAAAATTGAGCGAAAAGAGCAGGATGACTTTTTACATACGATCAAAGACGTTCGAGAACAGATCAACAAAAATTTAAAAATTCACCCGAACAACATGAGTTCTACTGTAAATCAGTCCATCATTGCTGCGGCGAATTATAGTCTAGAAGGAAGTGGAAAAAGGTTGCGACCGATTGTGACCTGGATGATGAGTGTTCACAAATATGGTTTGAATCCTGCAGAAATTATTCCTTTATTAAAATCACTGGAATACATGCATACGGCTTCTCTAATCTTTGATGATCTACCATCTCAAGATAATGCAACAATTCGCCGCGGTCATCCGACCCTCCATACAGTGCATTCAATTGCCGTTGCCGAATTAACCGGTCTTTTTCTGACACAAAAAGCGATTGAAGAACAAACTTCATTGAAAGAGTTCAATGCTAAAACAGTCCTCAAATTAATTCACTATACTACTCAAGTGACTGAGGATATGTGTAAGGGACAGGCAATGGATTTGGATTTTAGAGGGAAAGCAGTGACATTAGAACAATTAAAAGCCATGGGTTTTTATAAAACCGGTCTTGGATTTGAAGCGTCGCTTATCATGCCGGCCATTTTAGCTCATGCAGAGGAAGAAGAAATTGATGCGTTGAAAAAATTCGCCTATCATGCAGGGCTTGCATTTCAGATTAAAGATGACTTGCTTGATGTGGAAGGAAATCTGAAGCATTTTGGTAAAGCGATTGGTAAAGATGTTGAAAACAATCATTCAACTTTTGTGTCCATTCTCAGTCTAGAAGGAGCAAGAAAAGAGATGTGGGAACAGTACTGTCTTGCCATCGAAGCACTGAAAAAATTGCCAAATTCCCCTTCTTTTCTGAAGCATTTAGTAAATTATTTGGTGAATCGGGATCACTAA